One segment of Ignavibacteria bacterium DNA contains the following:
- a CDS encoding T9SS type A sorting domain-containing protein, protein MKKQVLIASAIVLCSFAIGAVEGVAQQIFNQFRQPELIVGLPYRDIDNCNTARLNKTIIQPTQFVLPPTFVNDLDDGYAFVQFPSGIVYNYNGRNYTGVYVSVNGFITFDNTKLVPAKQSQGLFINSSSYPDNVIAPFWGDHRIRTSSDISLGYMPSEISWVVDVDRNEACDTIKPVRRCIIIQWKNLNINDASVNSSVGNFQARLYLGGSSNNNQGEIELAYGQVGGNPNTSNTTVVTRGATVGIKGNGGFPGFLSDFWNGLLWVPAAGANSRTDSTSIWQPSGGRSDARIRFGSIVYLTFDMWGFGDADTSAAGGQRHDGLPQNRRVTVNDARVIMRSIVTKRPLDSVWKRQAYQGDVNHSGRYYFTKLKRDFSADSMVGNQVIIWRRTIDVEQFFPGQTIGPNTGKQVLRVMYEGDGLYGTGGKAPDVSSLNQIYYEVTEYDAGLIMRYISGRLPYLPWVYDNDTTGPDFGKVKETKYADNVSFGTPSNIGNGLVRVPVYMNGVHNGAFGVRFETNGEIVDVTPVMNDKNTVAIDNTADIAVVAGNGSFDASQPVAYVTMKEQVSFEFSNVRFNEAIVGSHTVNMVENENGAAVSVFPNPTSSNVSMAVTLPEAGNVVVRVYDTFGKLVQTIFDGAASAGTLSASWNGTDVTGASVAAGTYVVRVDGAGVNTSNMVTIVR, encoded by the coding sequence ATGAAGAAACAGGTATTAATTGCTTCGGCGATTGTACTCTGTTCGTTCGCGATCGGTGCAGTGGAAGGTGTGGCGCAACAGATCTTTAACCAGTTCCGCCAACCCGAACTCATCGTTGGTCTCCCGTACCGGGACATCGACAACTGCAACACAGCGCGTTTGAACAAGACGATCATTCAGCCGACGCAATTCGTTCTGCCACCTACGTTCGTGAATGATCTGGACGACGGCTATGCCTTCGTTCAGTTCCCTTCGGGCATTGTATACAACTACAATGGTCGCAACTACACGGGTGTATATGTCAGCGTCAATGGTTTCATCACCTTTGACAACACAAAGCTCGTCCCAGCTAAGCAATCTCAAGGTCTTTTCATCAACTCTTCATCGTATCCAGATAATGTGATCGCTCCGTTTTGGGGAGATCACCGTATCCGTACGTCATCAGATATCAGCCTTGGCTACATGCCATCTGAGATCTCTTGGGTTGTTGATGTAGATCGTAATGAGGCTTGCGATACAATCAAGCCAGTGCGCCGTTGTATCATCATTCAATGGAAGAACCTCAACATCAATGACGCTAGCGTCAATTCAAGTGTTGGCAACTTCCAAGCACGTCTCTATCTCGGTGGTTCGTCGAATAACAATCAGGGAGAGATCGAACTTGCTTACGGGCAAGTTGGTGGCAACCCTAACACATCGAACACAACGGTCGTAACTCGTGGTGCTACAGTTGGTATCAAGGGTAATGGCGGCTTCCCTGGTTTCCTTTCTGACTTCTGGAATGGTCTTCTTTGGGTGCCGGCAGCCGGTGCAAATTCGCGTACGGACTCAACATCTATCTGGCAGCCTTCTGGTGGCCGTTCGGATGCACGCATCCGTTTCGGTTCAATCGTCTACCTCACGTTTGATATGTGGGGCTTTGGCGATGCAGACACATCTGCAGCCGGTGGACAGCGTCACGATGGTCTTCCACAGAACCGTCGGGTTACGGTTAACGATGCTCGCGTTATCATGCGTTCTATCGTAACTAAGCGCCCTCTCGACTCTGTTTGGAAGCGTCAAGCATACCAAGGTGATGTTAATCACTCGGGTCGCTACTACTTCACAAAGCTGAAGCGTGACTTCTCTGCTGACTCAATGGTTGGCAATCAAGTCATCATTTGGCGCCGCACGATCGACGTCGAGCAATTCTTCCCTGGTCAGACCATTGGTCCGAACACAGGAAAGCAAGTTCTTCGCGTGATGTACGAAGGTGATGGACTTTATGGTACTGGTGGCAAGGCTCCTGACGTAAGTAGCCTAAATCAGATCTACTATGAAGTAACTGAGTATGATGCTGGTTTGATCATGCGTTATATCTCGGGTCGTCTGCCGTATCTCCCATGGGTATATGACAACGACACAACAGGCCCGGACTTCGGCAAGGTCAAAGAGACGAAGTATGCTGACAACGTTTCGTTCGGAACCCCATCGAACATCGGTAATGGCCTTGTTCGTGTACCAGTGTACATGAATGGTGTTCACAACGGTGCATTTGGTGTTCGTTTCGAGACAAACGGCGAAATTGTTGACGTGACACCGGTGATGAACGATAAGAACACAGTTGCTATCGACAATACAGCAGATATTGCTGTTGTTGCTGGTAATGGTTCGTTCGATGCATCGCAACCTGTTGCCTACGTTACAATGAAGGAACAAGTATCGTTTGAGTTCTCTAACGTGCGCTTTAATGAAGCCATCGTTGGTTCACATACGGTGAATATGGTTGAGAACGAAAACGGCGCAGCCGTCTCGGTGTTCCCAAATCCTACTTCGTCAAATGTGTCGATGGCAGTAACTCTTCCTGAAGCTGGTAACGTGGTTGTCCGTGTGTATGATACATTCGGCAAGCTTGTCCAGACCATCTTCGACGGTGCAGCTTCTGCTGGTACACTCTCTGCATCATGGAATGGTACAGACGTAACCGGCGCATCTGTTGCTGCTGGTACATACGTTGTACGCGTTGATGGTGCAGGTGTCAATACTTCAAACATGGTCACAATCGTTCGTTGA
- a CDS encoding T9SS type A sorting domain-containing protein translates to MQRWFRLSSLLLVLTTAFNVALSQSYVEVRGSLPPGSVRVFVRDTIYRISGSYTVGGTLLIEPGTRVEFLPNGRLVDSTGGRIIADGRASATYDPNAVNPLLPPYTGYDDPTYFGAPGVVASTIATEPTIHPSKYPTIFNVDLGSNPNLQGLTPAKAIMYKAARLELGSVISAIRLNPWFRPTGQAINVRAARITFVAGDVNNFSREWGHIVVLPGSRAAFFRDVDFLNFRKDTTVDNEPVYLSNNSGQSFTRPQAETANDLLLRASNGGGGAITTFSSRTWIIGCVFRNNMARYRGGALQVLQAPVDQYASTSLQLWPIISQATINALPQYPATVNPFLTDPTTAQPINQGLRITDRIYDSAPETFTDVDRQSIDDARLAMYLGRIRQIRFTSNRTLLSDVDTVRIGGIRVVTDANRPATVFATPGRSQKNESFGGAVYISGRNPMIVGFGINDFQGKDTIEFNSNYAENRQPSTTVGNNVRTSGARGGAVHVADQTSVIFAGRYTTNKTTTPFITDVSSDPTNSVGNFSQGGGIYAASGARQIQIRGNLDNNPPTHFLGNESARGGAVYVAAGVNDTLVSPWIGGSDGIINARNYGFNIKFRDNRASVDGGAVFTARNMVMYGAGGTSGPLWIYGTNYGVEFQNNTANFSGGAICVNIPNNLPIWRRTLRYVRGTFFNNRVGEVADSLKASVRGGGGIYSINADLNVVKGVEFRANKVWNGNGGAIAVVTPDTLTRKRFFVTDLDEINYNSLGVATGYMPRNEVFTFQTSTPRADERMLTRFYDNVATENPLRQGSGTTQRGDIKVVHPGTTLRENGTGLGGAYYILDSVRVRVDTVAFDRVRFQNNTAFTGAAVYSDNYDLKLAFARCLVTGNKAVSDIGRANDSIRGPLVNTENPASSDLAGAVLYGEVTGPLPWTTYSFAANSIYDNDARFIIRLPDAQDTKGVLAGTTGIGFGGVDTLRGNYWGRTEANINTILPVSANNSSFGRIQETFFIAGNGKTHMRFMRQASNNVTEQGPFESAWRYNYKPIPTWTIPDTLLLEGRIYDIFDKGTDIKTADYSNRRMSPIEDFAVGIPPVLKVYTDPTMPSYNKYVKRTTRNPFDAEMYADIAAVQTEFIGNHPIGYPVFLEARADYSATAEISNNDPRALNETVFFVINERTGDYIRTNMKQKNLTDTIFRSRVELVPDSTNGGDPNIRRAYEGLATYGTGATLLSFIADNAVAEDSSALQGRKWEGSTILGELGGNDFRLGNRPTLPTSNAMNGDGGKETYFGGERYRALPVREGDQVTIVSRTILWKDGVVNAINGGLTFTVGNNTNPPQFTGAADTLGTSPLIHPEMRNRVFVSENRLYTPVTAAQSPRGGGRGSWFNEPPSYPSDATGTPIPGQDIYERDSIFTITAVDVNKFYDPRVINDSTFNSQLSYFWNITTGNSALRYWLRDTLVRASSTNNPRWGAQGYRMLRGRPINPYIVPGGEEIEVVTKNFPPSLELVDTLRKSGVGEDVISSWFYIYPSYFHAEEYDNNSIALDQRNPDNTNARFLQQDTVNFGWLDTSAYRFRIHVVDSMPRFLWNYRANASQAVTYQGMLKGDSTIVLDPTTTDPGSYDAATGTYLDTLRMYNTESRVGRRLVQPNAILDEVYNDPAAPQPDDLNVQFVANLTDSLRFRLDVNTDDEYEDLAAVDTNRAVVKQYGVWDFRYGKTAYGFLSTSIRQNPDDVVVDEVLQARPIWLATRYMRRYQSAGTVDQFAEDFTTRGRIEVRIDGTEAREILKPTNDFNPGNPINGDLNTDTVMTVVVNDGHGGLNTLTRRLFVNVQPQLLDANLAEANEDVDYNVALIDSSRRINVYDPNFGQAQSFELIYIDESRDSILVDPYFPEAGSFTLDGSRKTTPKWLKINPTSGLLYGTPRVTDLPYADTTVLVTVVVTDAGQLKDIRSYNLTIRARNHDPRLFSSPIVKCVEQGKPYTDTLKVTDIDLRRTQADNEQLTFEVIESTGTWTFTPERLSSPIADTQTVVISTTNLTDIPVNGRITIKVVVTDRQGVKDTLVYQVAVSDETEFVADVRVENNLGAFQILTFGTGSKTIATTGDEITSFGNLDSNYCEYELPPVPYVDVFDARWTIPTRNGILRNIFPFKNTPGDAIYRARFQAGGETGQSSAYYPVKLSWCPAQLPALSDNKGSYYLRDDQSNGQLFAYDMKTGAGRSASDIRLDTVGACYTLVISRDAVRGFIIVYDFASGVDDEDPTTDLSITSTAPNPFSTSTAITFNVPTTKNVAVEIYDAIGTRVATLANDVFTAGSHTIEWNGLSNGVMMSSGLYTVRVTDGVRSSTQQVVFVR, encoded by the coding sequence ATGCAACGTTGGTTTCGTCTAAGCAGCTTGCTGCTTGTGCTAACCACGGCATTTAATGTGGCTCTGTCTCAGAGTTACGTGGAGGTTCGTGGTAGTCTTCCTCCGGGATCGGTGCGCGTATTCGTACGTGACACCATTTATCGTATCAGTGGGTCGTACACCGTAGGTGGAACGCTTCTGATCGAGCCCGGAACACGTGTTGAGTTCCTGCCGAACGGTCGGCTGGTAGACTCAACAGGTGGTCGTATCATTGCTGATGGACGTGCGTCTGCGACGTATGATCCAAATGCAGTGAATCCGTTGCTTCCACCGTACACGGGCTATGATGACCCGACGTACTTTGGAGCACCAGGCGTCGTGGCTTCCACGATCGCTACGGAGCCGACCATTCACCCGTCGAAGTATCCTACGATCTTCAACGTGGATCTTGGTTCGAATCCGAACCTTCAAGGTTTGACGCCAGCCAAGGCTATTATGTACAAGGCTGCCCGACTCGAACTTGGATCGGTCATTTCAGCCATTCGTCTGAATCCTTGGTTCCGTCCAACGGGTCAGGCGATCAACGTTCGTGCAGCACGGATCACATTCGTTGCTGGCGACGTAAACAACTTCTCGCGCGAGTGGGGTCACATCGTGGTCCTTCCTGGTTCGAGAGCAGCGTTCTTCCGTGATGTAGACTTCTTGAACTTCCGTAAGGACACAACGGTCGACAACGAGCCGGTGTACCTTTCGAACAATTCAGGACAGTCATTCACGCGTCCGCAGGCAGAAACGGCCAACGACCTGCTTCTTCGCGCCTCAAATGGTGGCGGTGGAGCGATCACAACGTTCTCTTCGCGTACTTGGATCATTGGTTGCGTATTCCGCAACAACATGGCTCGCTACCGTGGTGGCGCTCTCCAGGTTCTCCAAGCACCGGTTGACCAATACGCAAGCACAAGCCTGCAACTTTGGCCGATCATTTCTCAAGCTACGATCAATGCATTGCCACAATATCCGGCAACTGTAAATCCATTCTTGACAGACCCAACGACGGCTCAGCCGATCAATCAAGGTCTCCGCATCACAGACCGTATCTATGACTCAGCTCCAGAAACGTTCACAGATGTAGACCGTCAATCGATCGACGATGCACGTCTTGCGATGTATCTCGGCCGTATCCGCCAGATCCGATTCACTTCGAACCGCACACTTCTCTCCGATGTGGACACAGTCCGTATCGGTGGTATTCGTGTAGTTACAGATGCTAATCGCCCGGCAACAGTATTTGCTACACCGGGACGTTCACAAAAGAACGAATCGTTTGGTGGTGCTGTTTACATTTCGGGTCGCAACCCAATGATCGTTGGTTTCGGTATCAACGATTTCCAAGGCAAGGACACAATCGAATTCAACAGCAACTATGCCGAGAATCGTCAGCCATCAACAACGGTTGGTAACAACGTGCGCACTTCTGGTGCACGCGGTGGTGCTGTACACGTTGCTGATCAAACAAGTGTGATCTTCGCCGGTCGTTATACGACGAACAAGACAACAACACCGTTCATCACGGACGTATCGTCTGATCCAACCAACTCGGTTGGCAACTTCTCCCAAGGTGGCGGTATCTATGCTGCATCGGGAGCTCGTCAGATCCAGATCCGTGGTAACCTAGACAACAACCCACCAACGCACTTCCTCGGCAACGAGTCAGCTCGCGGTGGTGCAGTTTATGTTGCAGCTGGTGTGAACGATACACTCGTGTCCCCGTGGATCGGTGGCTCTGATGGTATCATCAATGCTCGCAATTATGGTTTCAATATCAAGTTCCGTGACAATCGTGCATCCGTAGACGGCGGTGCTGTCTTCACAGCTCGCAACATGGTGATGTACGGTGCAGGTGGAACGAGTGGTCCACTCTGGATCTACGGAACCAACTATGGTGTAGAATTCCAGAACAACACGGCTAACTTCTCGGGTGGCGCTATCTGCGTTAATATCCCGAATAACCTGCCGATCTGGCGCCGCACACTTCGCTATGTACGTGGTACCTTCTTCAACAATCGTGTTGGTGAAGTTGCTGATAGCTTGAAGGCAAGCGTACGTGGTGGTGGTGGTATCTACTCTATCAATGCCGATCTTAACGTTGTTAAGGGTGTTGAATTCCGTGCAAACAAGGTATGGAATGGTAATGGTGGTGCTATTGCTGTTGTTACACCTGATACGCTTACACGTAAGCGCTTCTTTGTAACAGACCTTGATGAGATCAATTACAACAGCCTCGGCGTTGCAACTGGTTACATGCCGCGTAATGAAGTCTTCACCTTCCAGACATCTACACCACGTGCAGATGAGCGCATGCTTACGCGCTTCTATGACAACGTCGCTACTGAAAACCCACTCCGTCAAGGCAGTGGCACAACTCAGCGCGGTGATATCAAGGTGGTTCACCCAGGAACAACACTCCGTGAAAACGGAACGGGTCTTGGTGGAGCATACTATATCCTTGATAGCGTTCGCGTTCGTGTAGACACAGTTGCCTTCGACCGTGTTCGTTTCCAAAACAACACAGCGTTCACGGGTGCTGCTGTTTACTCTGACAACTACGATCTCAAGCTTGCATTCGCTCGCTGTCTCGTAACAGGTAACAAGGCTGTGTCCGATATCGGTCGTGCAAACGATTCGATCCGCGGGCCACTCGTCAACACTGAGAATCCGGCATCAAGCGATCTCGCTGGTGCAGTTCTCTACGGTGAAGTGACTGGTCCACTTCCATGGACAACGTATAGCTTTGCTGCGAACTCCATCTACGATAATGATGCTCGCTTCATCATCCGTCTTCCAGATGCCCAAGACACCAAGGGTGTTCTTGCAGGCACAACTGGTATCGGTTTTGGTGGCGTTGACACACTTCGTGGTAACTACTGGGGTCGTACGGAAGCGAACATCAACACGATCCTTCCGGTATCGGCTAACAATTCATCGTTCGGTCGTATCCAAGAAACGTTCTTCATCGCTGGCAATGGCAAGACGCACATGCGCTTCATGCGCCAAGCTTCGAACAATGTAACTGAGCAAGGACCATTCGAATCAGCATGGCGTTACAACTACAAGCCGATCCCAACGTGGACCATCCCAGATACACTCCTTCTTGAAGGTCGTATCTATGATATCTTCGACAAGGGAACGGACATCAAGACAGCGGACTATTCAAATCGCCGCATGTCACCGATCGAAGACTTTGCAGTTGGTATTCCACCGGTTCTTAAGGTCTACACAGACCCAACGATGCCGTCGTACAACAAGTATGTAAAGCGCACAACTCGCAATCCATTCGATGCCGAGATGTATGCTGACATTGCTGCTGTACAAACAGAGTTCATTGGCAACCATCCAATTGGTTATCCGGTGTTCCTCGAGGCTCGTGCCGACTACAGTGCAACTGCTGAGATCAGCAATAACGACCCACGTGCTCTTAACGAAACAGTATTCTTCGTGATCAATGAGCGTACAGGTGACTACATCCGTACGAACATGAAGCAGAAGAATCTTACGGACACGATCTTCCGCTCACGTGTGGAACTCGTACCGGATTCAACAAACGGTGGTGACCCTAACATCCGTCGCGCCTACGAAGGTCTTGCTACGTATGGTACGGGTGCAACACTTCTTTCCTTCATTGCCGACAATGCAGTAGCAGAAGATTCTTCAGCACTTCAAGGTCGCAAGTGGGAAGGTTCAACGATCCTTGGCGAACTCGGCGGCAACGACTTCCGTCTCGGCAACCGTCCTACACTTCCAACATCGAACGCTATGAATGGCGACGGTGGTAAGGAAACGTACTTCGGTGGTGAGCGCTATCGTGCACTTCCAGTTCGTGAAGGTGACCAAGTAACGATCGTATCCCGTACTATCCTCTGGAAAGACGGCGTTGTGAATGCTATCAACGGTGGACTGACGTTCACAGTTGGCAACAACACTAATCCGCCGCAGTTCACAGGTGCAGCTGATACACTCGGTACTTCGCCTCTCATCCATCCAGAGATGCGCAATCGCGTGTTTGTATCGGAGAATCGTCTCTATACACCAGTAACTGCAGCACAATCACCTCGCGGTGGCGGTCGCGGTAGCTGGTTCAATGAGCCACCGAGCTATCCTTCGGATGCTACGGGTACACCGATCCCTGGTCAAGACATCTACGAGCGCGATTCGATCTTCACGATCACAGCTGTTGATGTTAACAAGTTCTATGACCCACGCGTCATCAACGACTCAACATTCAATTCGCAGCTTTCGTACTTCTGGAACATCACAACTGGTAACTCTGCTCTTCGCTATTGGCTTCGCGACACCCTCGTGAGAGCATCTAGCACGAACAATCCACGTTGGGGTGCACAAGGATATCGTATGCTTCGCGGTCGTCCGATCAACCCGTACATCGTACCGGGTGGTGAAGAGATTGAAGTAGTAACGAAGAACTTCCCGCCTTCATTGGAACTCGTTGATACACTTCGCAAGTCGGGTGTTGGCGAAGACGTGATCTCGAGTTGGTTCTACATCTATCCTTCGTACTTCCATGCAGAAGAATACGATAACAACTCGATCGCTCTCGATCAGCGCAATCCAGACAACACGAACGCTCGTTTCCTCCAGCAGGACACAGTGAACTTCGGTTGGCTAGACACAAGTGCTTATCGCTTCCGCATCCACGTTGTAGACTCAATGCCACGTTTCCTCTGGAACTACCGTGCAAACGCGTCCCAGGCTGTAACGTATCAAGGCATGTTGAAGGGTGATTCCACGATCGTTCTTGATCCAACAACTACGGACCCAGGTTCGTATGATGCTGCAACAGGAACGTACCTCGATACACTCCGCATGTACAACACGGAATCACGCGTTGGACGTCGTTTGGTCCAACCAAATGCTATTCTCGACGAAGTGTACAATGATCCAGCAGCACCGCAACCTGATGATCTCAATGTTCAATTCGTTGCAAACCTTACAGACTCGCTCCGCTTCCGTCTTGACGTGAATACGGATGATGAGTACGAAGACCTTGCAGCAGTTGACACAAATCGTGCTGTTGTAAAGCAGTATGGTGTCTGGGACTTCCGTTACGGTAAGACGGCTTACGGATTCCTCTCAACTTCTATTCGTCAGAATCCTGATGATGTTGTTGTAGATGAAGTTCTGCAGGCTCGTCCGATCTGGCTCGCAACACGCTATATGCGTCGTTATCAAAGTGCTGGAACAGTTGACCAATTCGCTGAAGACTTCACAACGCGCGGTCGCATTGAAGTCCGTATCGATGGTACTGAAGCCCGTGAGATCCTGAAGCCAACAAATGACTTCAATCCAGGAAATCCGATCAACGGTGATCTGAACACTGATACAGTGATGACAGTTGTAGTAAACGACGGACACGGTGGTCTTAACACACTCACCCGCCGTCTGTTCGTTAATGTTCAACCGCAACTTCTTGATGCAAATCTTGCAGAAGCGAATGAAGACGTTGACTACAACGTTGCACTTATCGATTCTTCACGCCGCATCAATGTCTACGATCCAAACTTTGGTCAGGCTCAGTCATTCGAACTCATCTACATTGATGAATCGCGCGACTCGATCCTTGTTGACCCTTACTTCCCTGAAGCTGGTTCATTCACGCTTGATGGTTCGCGTAAGACAACACCGAAGTGGCTCAAGATCAACCCAACAAGCGGTCTGCTCTATGGCACACCACGCGTAACTGATCTGCCGTATGCTGACACGACTGTTCTTGTAACCGTTGTTGTTACAGATGCCGGTCAACTCAAGGACATCCGTTCGTATAATCTTACCATCCGTGCTCGCAACCACGATCCACGTCTGTTCTCTTCGCCGATCGTCAAGTGCGTTGAGCAGGGTAAGCCATACACGGATACACTCAAGGTGACAGACATCGATCTTCGCCGTACACAAGCAGATAACGAGCAGCTTACGTTTGAAGTGATCGAATCAACTGGTACATGGACATTCACACCTGAGCGTCTCTCCAGCCCGATCGCAGATACACAAACTGTTGTTATCAGCACGACGAACCTCACAGACATTCCTGTGAATGGTCGTATCACGATCAAGGTCGTTGTAACTGACCGTCAAGGTGTTAAGGATACGCTCGTGTATCAAGTGGCAGTATCTGACGAAACTGAGTTTGTTGCCGACGTTCGCGTTGAAAACAATCTTGGTGCCTTCCAGATCCTCACGTTTGGTACAGGAAGCAAGACAATTGCAACTACGGGTGACGAAATCACTTCGTTCGGCAATCTTGATTCCAACTACTGCGAGTATGAGTTGCCACCGGTTCCGTACGTCGACGTCTTTGACGCTCGTTGGACGATCCCAACACGCAACGGTATCCTCCGCAACATCTTCCCGTTCAAGAACACGCCGGGTGATGCTATCTACCGTGCTCGCTTCCAAGCTGGTGGCGAAACAGGTCAGAGCTCAGCATACTATCCTGTCAAGCTTAGCTGGTGCCCAGCACAGCTTCCGGCTCTGTCAGACAACAAGGGTTCGTACTACCTGCGTGATGATCAGTCTAACGGTCAATTGTTCGCATATGACATGAAGACTGGTGCAGGTCGTTCGGCAAGTGACATCCGTCTTGACACGGTTGGTGCATGCTACACGCTTGTTATCTCTCGCGATGCTGTACGCGGCTTCATCATTGTCTATGACTTCGCTTCCGGAGTGGACGATGAAGATCCAACAACAGACCTGTCGATCACAAGCACAGCTCCTAATCCATTCTCGACGTCAACAGCGATCACGTTCAACGTTCCAACAACGAAGAACGTAGCAGTTGAGATCTATGATGCGATTGGAACAAGAGTTGCAACGCTTGCGAACGATGTGTTCACAGCAGGCAGCCATACAATCGAGTGGAACGGCTTGTCAAATGGTGTTATGATGTCGAGCGGTCTTTACACGGTTCGTGTAACAGATGGCGTTCGCTCATCCACACAACAAGTCGTGTTCGTCCGCTAA
- a CDS encoding tetratricopeptide repeat protein gives MSTEQQETVLGKPTEPRAGGAGVESFVEQARTQWKAIVGVVVVITFAVGAYWWYTNDKAERNQEASTQLSRVRMAFDMGDFSKALTGDSLPPVGADKVKGLLEISEEYAGTDAGSVASLMAGNALLNLGRFTEAQSQFERAQSSDAQIIEVGALQGLASCKEASKDFAGAAALYEQAGTQAAKSGLEDRCYYNAALCFEKAGNKPKAIELYTLVVKKFEMSEIAASARGGLARLGMAID, from the coding sequence ATGAGCACAGAACAGCAAGAAACAGTACTAGGTAAGCCAACCGAGCCACGTGCCGGTGGAGCCGGAGTAGAATCATTTGTTGAGCAAGCACGCACACAATGGAAAGCCATTGTTGGAGTTGTGGTTGTTATCACATTTGCGGTAGGTGCGTATTGGTGGTACACCAATGACAAGGCCGAGCGCAATCAAGAAGCATCCACGCAACTGTCCCGCGTGCGGATGGCATTTGATATGGGTGATTTTTCGAAGGCATTGACGGGAGATTCTCTTCCGCCTGTGGGAGCCGACAAGGTTAAGGGGCTTCTTGAGATCAGTGAGGAGTATGCCGGGACCGACGCAGGATCCGTAGCATCGCTCATGGCTGGCAATGCATTGTTGAATTTGGGCAGGTTCACTGAGGCTCAGTCTCAGTTTGAGCGTGCACAGTCTTCCGATGCTCAGATCATCGAAGTTGGTGCTTTGCAAGGACTTGCGTCCTGCAAGGAAGCTTCGAAGGATTTTGCGGGCGCAGCAGCATTGTATGAGCAGGCAGGTACTCAGGCGGCGAAAAGTGGCCTTGAGGACCGTTGCTACTATAATGCAGCACTTTGTTTTGAAAAAGCCGGGAATAAGCCTAAAGCCATAGAATTATACACCTTAGTGGTGAAGAAATTCGAAATGTCAGAGATTGCAGCCTCCGCTCGCGGGGGTTTGGCAAGGCTTGGCATGGCAATTGATTAG